The following coding sequences lie in one Hypanus sabinus isolate sHypSab1 chromosome 20, sHypSab1.hap1, whole genome shotgun sequence genomic window:
- the LOC132378305 gene encoding apoptosis regulator Bcl-2-like isoform X4 — protein MSYSSRDLVCHYLYYRLSRHGYVWEEPPDTADGSQTVRSGSLRSPAHAAAAEKAHRVLREVGDSFERQYQQEFADIALQMRFEPDTARRRFEAVAEELFRDGVNWGRVVAFFVFGGTLCVESIKRRDMASLVDSIAAWMTAYLDGSLTDWIRANGDWGSR, from the coding sequence ATGTCATACAGCAGCCGAGACCTGGTGTGCCACTACCTGTACTACCGGCTTTCCCGGCATGGCTACGTGTGGGAGGAACCGCCGGACACCGCCGACGGCAGCCAGACCGTGCGCAGCGGGTCCCTTCGCTCTCCCGCTCACGCTGCCGCCGCCGAGAAGGCGCACCGCGTCCTGCGGGAGGTGGGCGACAGCTTCGAGCGCCAGTACCAGCAGGAGTTCGCTGACATTGCGCTGCAGATGCGCTTCGAGCCCGACACCGCCCGCCGCCGCTTCGAGGCGGTGGCCGAGGAGCTATTCCGCGACGGGGTCAACTGGGGCCGAGTGGTGGCTTTCTTCGTGTTCGGGGGCACCTTGTGTGTGGAGAGCATCAAGAGGAGGGACATGGCGTCGCTGGTCGACAGCATAGCCGCCTGGATGACCGCTTACCTTGACGGCAGCCTCACCGATTGGATCCGCGCCAATGGAGACTGG
- the LOC132378305 gene encoding apoptosis regulator Bcl-2-like isoform X5, with the protein MSYSSRDLVCHYLYYRLSRHGYVWEEPPDTADGSQTVRSGSLRSPAHAAAAEKAHRVLREVGDSFERQYQQEFADIALQMRFEPDTARRRFEAVAEELFRDGVNWGRVVAFFVFGGTLCVESIKRRDMASLVDSIAAWMTAYLDGSLTDWIRANGDWC; encoded by the coding sequence ATGTCATACAGCAGCCGAGACCTGGTGTGCCACTACCTGTACTACCGGCTTTCCCGGCATGGCTACGTGTGGGAGGAACCGCCGGACACCGCCGACGGCAGCCAGACCGTGCGCAGCGGGTCCCTTCGCTCTCCCGCTCACGCTGCCGCCGCCGAGAAGGCGCACCGCGTCCTGCGGGAGGTGGGCGACAGCTTCGAGCGCCAGTACCAGCAGGAGTTCGCTGACATTGCGCTGCAGATGCGCTTCGAGCCCGACACCGCCCGCCGCCGCTTCGAGGCGGTGGCCGAGGAGCTATTCCGCGACGGGGTCAACTGGGGCCGAGTGGTGGCTTTCTTCGTGTTCGGGGGCACCTTGTGTGTGGAGAGCATCAAGAGGAGGGACATGGCGTCGCTGGTCGACAGCATAGCCGCCTGGATGACCGCTTACCTTGACGGCAGCCTCACCGATTGGATCCGCGCCAATGGAGACTGG